AAAGTGGCCGGAGTTGGACACGATCGCCCCGTCTTTCATGCGCAGGAAATGCGGCTGCCGCAAGACATCGCTGCAGCCGGTCACCGTCACAAAGATATCGCCGAGGGCCGCCGCCGAGGCCATCGGCATCACCTCAAACCCATCCATCACCGCTTCCAGGCCTTTCACCGGATGAATCTCCGTCACGATCACGCGGCCCCCCATCCCCTTCGCCCGCTGGGCCAGGCCCTTGCCGCACCAGCCGTAGCCGGCCACCACGAAGACCGAGCCGGCGATCAACCGGTTGGTCGCGCGCAAGATTCCATCGATGGTCGATTGGCCAGTGCCATAGCGGTTATCAAACAGGTGCTTCGTGTCCGCGTCATTCACCGCAATCACCGGATACCGCAGCTTGCCTTGCGCATCAAGGCTTTTCAGGCGGATCACCCCCGTCGTCGTCTCTTCGGTGCCTCCGATGACGGAGCCCCCGAAGCGCTCCGGCTGCTTGTGGATCGTGGAGACGAGATCCGCGCCGTCATCCATCGTGATGTGCGGCTGCCCTCCCAGCACGCGCTCGATATGCTGGTAATACGTGCGGCGATTCTCGCCGCGGATGGCGTAGACCGAGATGCCGAAATCGCTCACCAAGCTGGCCGCCACATCATCCTGGGTGGAGAGCGGGTTCGAGGCGCATAACGCGATCTGCGCCCCGGCCGCCTTGAGGGTGAGCATGAGATGCGCAGTTTCCGTCGTCACATGCAGGCAGCACGCCACCCGCAGGCCGGAGAGCGGCTTCGTCTTGGCCGCCCGCTGCCGAATCGACAGCAGCACCGGCATCTGCCCTTCGGCCCACTCGATTTTTGACCGCCCGGAGGCGGCGAGCCGCGGATCTCGGATATGGGACAGCGCTCCGTGGCGGGATGGCCCTCGCGCGCGGCTCATGGATCGTGGCTCAAGCACCATTGCTTCGTTGGGCATCGAGGCTCCTGAGATTCATTCGCGGCGACGTATGGTGAGTATGCGGCTTGTGACCTGCCGGGTGATGGTGCCGCGCCGCCCGCTTCATCTCTGCCACGCGGTCCAATTCCTCCCAGGTGAACCCCTCTTCGGTGCGGCCGAAATGGCCGTAGGCCGCCGTCTTCAAATAGATCGGCCGGCGCAATTTCAACGTCTTGATGATGCCGACGGGGGTCAGATCAAACAATTCTCGAACGATGGCGACCAGGCTCTGATCGGAGAGCTTGCCGGTGCCGTGCGTGTCGATCATCAAGGACACCGGCTCCGCCACGCCAATGGCATAGGCCAGCTGAATCTCGCATTGATCCGCCAGCCCGGCGGCGACCAAGTTCTTGGCCACATAGCGGGCCATGTAGGCGGCCGAGCGGTCCACCTTGGTCGGGTCCTTGCCGGAAAACGCCCCGCCGCCGTGGCCGATGACGCCGCCGTAGGTATCCATGATGATTTTCCGTCCGGTCAGGCCCGTATCGCCCATCGGCCCGCCCACCTCGAATCGCCCGGTGGGATTGACGAAAATCTTCGTCTTCCGATCGAGCCACTGCTTGGGCACGATCGGCTCAACCACCAGCCGTTTCATGTCCGCGCGGATGCGCGAAAGCGAAACGCCCCCCTGATGGTGGGCGCTGACCACGACGGCTTCCACACGGCCGACGCGCCCGTCGTGATACTCGATCGTCACCTGGGTCTTGCCATCCGGCAGCAGGTAGTCCACGAGCTGTTGCTTGCGGACCTCGGAGAGGCGCCGGGAGAGGCGATGGGCGAGCATGATCGGCAGCGGCATGTACTCCGGCGTCTCATTCGTGGCATAGCCGAACATCATGCCTTGATCGCCGGCCCCCCCGGTGTCAACGCCGAGCGCGATATCCGGCGATTGCGACTGGATCGATGTCGCCACACCGCAGGTTTCATAGGCGAAGCCGTGCTCCGGCTCGACGTAGCCGATCTTATGGATCGTCTCGCGCACGATCTGGGGAATTTCGATGTAGCACGAGGTGGTGATCTCCCCGGCCACAAAGGCCAGGCCGGTCGTCACCAGCGTTTCGCACGCCACCCGGCCATTGGGGTCCTTTTCATAAATCGCGTCCAGCACGGCATCGGAGATCTGATCCGCAATCTTATCCGGATGCCCCTCCGTGACCGACTCCGACGTGAACAGATGACGTTTCATCAGACTTCCTCCTTTTCTCCCCAGCTCCTAGCTCCCAGCTCCTCGCTTCCTGGTTGAAGTCGTCGTCCAGGTCTTCACGATAGCCTCATACGCCTTGATGGTACCGATGTCATGCCACTCACCGGGCATCTCAACACCATACACCGGGCTCCGCCGTGCTAGCCACTGAATGAAAAAGCCTGGCGCATCGGCGTTGCCCTCCTTCAAAAACGCCCCGATCATCGCCCTGATGGCCGCTGGAAGATAATACACGCAGACGGCGACTTCGGCCGATGGCGGCTGCGGCGATTTTTCCGCAAATTGCGTGATGCGATGCTCCGCATCGCGCACGACCACCCCGCATTGGGTGGCGACGTCCCTCGAGGGCGCATGCCACAAGGCCACACTGGCATGCGGGAGCATCCGCTGAGCCTGGGCGGCGAAACAGCTCATCGACCATCGAAACAGGTTATCCGTCCCCACCACGAGCAGATCATCCTGCGCTTCGACGTCGCGGTGCGCCAACGCCAGATCGCGAATGGCTCCGAGGCGCGTTTCGGCGGTCATCGTTCCATCGTTGATGATCTCCACGTCGGTCTGCCGGGCCGATCGCCGCCACGCCTCGAATTGCGCCGCAAATCGCCCGTTGCTCACGAGCAGGATGCGCCGAACATCCGGCACCTCTCGGACCGCGCGCACGACCTCATCTAAGATCACGCCGCGGCCTAAGCGCAGCAGCGTTTTGGGCCGATCCGTCGTGAGGGGATACAGCCGTGTGGCGTATCCCGCCGCCAGCAACACCGCAGTGATCATGCCCCACTCACTTACTCACTCAATCACTCAACCAGGGCGGGAGCCACTTGCTTCAAGCTCGCGAGCAAGAAGGCTTCCACTTCTTTTGCCGTCTTCAGCGTCAACGCCTCAGCCACCACCGATTGGGCGTATGAATATTCCACCGAGCGGATCACCTGTTTGACGATCGGCAGCTGGACCGGCGAGGTGGAAAACTCATCCAGCCCCATGCCCAACAGGAGCAGGGCGAGCGACGGCTCGCCGGCCATTTCCCCGCACATGCCCACCCAGATCTTCGCCGCATGGCCGACCTCGATGATCTGCTTGATCAAGCGCAGAATCGCCGGGTGCGTCGGCTCGTAGAGGTAGGCGATTTTTTCATTGACCCGGTCCACGGCCAGCGAATACTGAATCAGGTCATTGGTGCCGATCGAGAAAAAGTCCACCTCGCTGGCGAGCAGGTCGCACGTCAGGGCCGCTGAGGGCACTTCAATCATGGCCCCCACCTCCATGGTCTTGGCCATGGGCACGCCCTCGCGGGCGAGCTCCTGCTTGACCTCGCGCAGAATTTCGTTGGCGCGGCGCAGCTCCTCAATGCCCGAAATCATCGGATACATCATCTTCAGATTGCCGGCGACACTCGCCCGCAGGATCGCCCGTAACTGCATGCGGAAGATGTCGGGCCGAGCAAGGCTGAACCGGATCGCGCGCCATCCCATGAACGGATTGATTTCCGAGGGCAGCTGCAGCGGGGAGAAAAATTTATCGCCGCCTAAGTCCATCGTCCGGATGATCACCGGATGGGGTGCCACCTGCTCCAC
This region of Candidatus Omnitrophota bacterium genomic DNA includes:
- a CDS encoding NTP transferase domain-containing protein, producing MITAVLLAAGYATRLYPLTTDRPKTLLRLGRGVILDEVVRAVREVPDVRRILLVSNGRFAAQFEAWRRSARQTDVEIINDGTMTAETRLGAIRDLALAHRDVEAQDDLLVVGTDNLFRWSMSCFAAQAQRMLPHASVALWHAPSRDVATQCGVVVRDAEHRITQFAEKSPQPPSAEVAVCVYYLPAAIRAMIGAFLKEGNADAPGFFIQWLARRSPVYGVEMPGEWHDIGTIKAYEAIVKTWTTTSTRKRGAGS
- a CDS encoding methionine adenosyltransferase, with product MKRHLFTSESVTEGHPDKIADQISDAVLDAIYEKDPNGRVACETLVTTGLAFVAGEITTSCYIEIPQIVRETIHKIGYVEPEHGFAYETCGVATSIQSQSPDIALGVDTGGAGDQGMMFGYATNETPEYMPLPIMLAHRLSRRLSEVRKQQLVDYLLPDGKTQVTIEYHDGRVGRVEAVVVSAHHQGGVSLSRIRADMKRLVVEPIVPKQWLDRKTKIFVNPTGRFEVGGPMGDTGLTGRKIIMDTYGGVIGHGGGAFSGKDPTKVDRSAAYMARYVAKNLVAAGLADQCEIQLAYAIGVAEPVSLMIDTHGTGKLSDQSLVAIVRELFDLTPVGIIKTLKLRRPIYLKTAAYGHFGRTEEGFTWEELDRVAEMKRAARHHHPAGHKPHTHHTSPRMNLRSLDAQRSNGA
- a CDS encoding adenosylhomocysteinase, producing MSRARGPSRHGALSHIRDPRLAASGRSKIEWAEGQMPVLLSIRQRAAKTKPLSGLRVACCLHVTTETAHLMLTLKAAGAQIALCASNPLSTQDDVAASLVSDFGISVYAIRGENRRTYYQHIERVLGGQPHITMDDGADLVSTIHKQPERFGGSVIGGTEETTTGVIRLKSLDAQGKLRYPVIAVNDADTKHLFDNRYGTGQSTIDGILRATNRLIAGSVFVVAGYGWCGKGLAQRAKGMGGRVIVTEIHPVKGLEAVMDGFEVMPMASAAALGDIFVTVTGCSDVLRQPHFLRMKDGAIVSNSGHFDVEINLEELRRLSKRHHTARNGIDQFLLKNGRTINVLAEGRLVNLACAEGHPPGVMDMSFANQALAAEYLKREARRIAPHVYPVPKAIDQEIARLKLKAMGVSVDTLTPEQEEYLSSWELGT